A stretch of Pseudoliparis swirei isolate HS2019 ecotype Mariana Trench chromosome 14, NWPU_hadal_v1, whole genome shotgun sequence DNA encodes these proteins:
- the si:ch211-246m6.4 gene encoding transcription factor 15 gives MRSTAGSASDLDSCSDSSDWKSTGDCSPRGEPEEDGCGRRSSRRMRRRRRRRGSGEDACGGASKQRQAANARERDRTHSVNTAFTALRTLIPTEPVDRKLSKIETLRLASSYISHLANVLLLGEDCRDAQPCLGYQSVLHGAAPLNAPSLRSICTFCLGKQRKLLRDGGKHAV, from the exons ATGAGGTCCACTGCCGGCAGCGCCTCCGACCTGGACAGCTGCAGCGACAGCTCCGACTGGAAGTCCACCGGGGACTGCAGCCCCCgcggggagccggaggaggatgGGTGCGGCAggcggagcagcaggaggatgcggaggcggcggcggagacGCGGCAGCGGCGAGGACGCGTGCGGCGGTGCGAGCAAGCAGCGGCAAGCGGCCAACGCGCGGGAGCGGGACAGGACGCACAGCGTGAACACGGCCTTCACGGCGCTGCGCACGCTCATTCCCACCGAGCCCGTGGACAGGAAGCTCTCCAAGATCGAGACGCTGCGCCTGGCCTCCAGCTACATCTCGCACCTGGCCAACGTGCTGCTGCTCGGGGAGGACTGCCGCGACGCACAGCCGTGCCTCGGCTACCAGAGCGTCCTGCACGGCGCCGCGCCGCTCAACGCGCCCTCGCTGCGGTCCATCTGCACGTTCTGCCTCGGCAAGCAGAGGAAACTG CTCCGAGATGGAGGGAAGCACGCCGTGTGA